From a single Ascaphus truei isolate aAscTru1 chromosome 2, aAscTru1.hap1, whole genome shotgun sequence genomic region:
- the FAM237B gene encoding protein FAM237B — protein sequence MESVPSCWYLQLVCMIVVTSVCARSVYHKEAPGYLNSGSLGEIDHECWEASSRKLVAMKKLRVADTIIGLWDFMIYLKESNNPKHNALFDGLAQDFWDIYVDCVLSRAHGMGRRELIFPNIFTYLHKPLRGNFLKVLLIISSYLALH from the coding sequence ATGGAATCTGTACCTAGCTGTTGGTACCTCCAACTGGTCTGCATGATCGTGGTGACCTCAGTCTGTGCCAGGTCAGTGTATCACAAAGAAGCTCCAGGTTATCTAAACTCTGGAAGCCTCGGTGAGATTGATCACGAGTGCTGGGAGGCTTCATCACGCAAGCTGGTGGCAATGAAGAAGCTCAGAGTGGCGGATACCATCATAGGCCTCTGGGACTTCATGATCTACTTGAAAGAATCAAATAATCCCAAGCATAATGCGCTCTTTGATGGGTTAGCCCAGGACTTTTGGGACATATATGTGGATTGCGTGCTCTCAAGAGCCCATGGTATGGGCAGAAGAGAATTAATCTTCCCCAATATTTTTACATATCTACATAAACCATTAAGAGGTAATTTCTTGAAAGTGCTGTTAATCATTTCATCTTATTTGGCTTTGCACTAA